The genomic window AGAGCCGACCATGCCTGACTAAAGGCATGCGGACGTCGAGAACGAACAGCGGCTCAGTCCATACCGCCCTTGAGCAGGACCTAGAGTGCGCCGGGATGGTCACCCCCGCTAGACCAGATCGCCAGCTGCCATGCGCGGACAGGCTGTGCCATCCTGCTTTGGCGAGCTTCATATACTCAGGCCGCCCCCCGCAAGAGGCGGCTCAATCCAACAGCGCCATTGAACGTGACGCGGTTTCTATTTTGGCGGCGACGGTACATGGGCCAACGACCGGACCAGCGCGCCTCTGAGCTCTGACGGTATTTGAACATACGCTCAACCAGGGCGGTAACGGCGGTCTTGACCACGCAGGCAGCGCTGATCAGTCGATCGACTCCGATCAGTCGCGAAATCGCCGAGAGTGCGAACGGCCCAAATTTTTCTGTGAATTCAAGACCGGAAAATTGCGGCGGGTATACCGTCGGCATTTGTCCGTCAGACTTGAAGATTTGTGCTTGTAGATCAACGACGAAACGTCGTCCTAAATGATAGAGTGGGCGTAGTGCCGTTTAGTAGCTTCGCGCAGTTTAGCGTACTCTGGTCGAGCTGTTCTCGGCTCCTCTGGCTGAGTTTCTGATCGGATCACTGCGCCTAGGTTATCCCGGCAGAAGTTAGTAATCTATCCGTCTTTGCCGAATGGGTACTGCAGCGTACTTTGTCGTACAGAAGGGCGGGGCACCCGGAGCTCAGCTTCGAACCGACAGTCGGGCTAGAGCGAACCGTATCTTCACGAAGGTGCTCGCTTCTCACTCCTCGACCGGATAGGTCCAGATCCTGCGACCCGGGGCGATTTGCTCGAGCCAATTCTCGGCAGTCTGCTCCGAGGTGAACAGTCTGGCCCAGCCGGGATTGCCAATGTCTCTGGACTTCTCATCAGTCAGGTAGATCCAGATTGATGCCAGCCGTTGCCGACCTTCGATCTCGTACTCCCACGCAACTCCCTCAGTATCATGCTGGTCGAACCATTGCCCAGCCACCTCGGCGGACGCGAACACCTTAATCCATTGGGGATCGCCGGGGTGTCGCTGCATTCCCTGGACGTAGTCATTGAGATGAACCCATGACGTTTTCGAGATCCTCCATGTTCATGGAGGGCAGGCCGCTGGCCACGACCGCATTTAGGCAGCCGGCGCATCTGTGTTCCTTTTTCTGCTGGCCCAGTGATGTACATGGACGGCGAGCAGTGCAAGTCCCATTCCGTTCCCGGGCATAGAGGGACGACGATCTCGTTGAACTGGAGCACCAAGGTTTTGCAGACGAGGCCGATCTTGAACCGCGCTACGCTTCCTTTCAGCGCGGAGGCCATCTCCAGCGCATGCTGGCGGCTTTCGGACCGGCGCCGCCCGGCTGTGTGAGATCGGCAGATCATTCCCGAATTTAACCGACCCGACGGTGACGACCGGCGCTGCAGATTGGACTGGTGCTCAAGACGCAAAATCCTGCTTCGGCATGCCCGTAGCGGCCGAATGGGTGGGATCAACCCCATTCGGCGCTGGTCTTCGAATATCAGGGTTGCGTAGCAGCCTCTGTCCGGAAGGGCGGCTATTTGACTGAAGAGAATGCCGTCGGAGCCAGAATTTGGCTCACGATGTTGGCGACGATCTGGCCGTCCGCTTCGGACTTCTCGCGCGCCTCGTGCCAATCTGGGTCGGCCACGAACGCACCCCATTTCTTCTCGCGCTCGGCGAGCGACTCCCATGCCAGGAAGTAAGTCAGCTCCTGGTGGGACTCGCCGATCAGCGTCGTGAAGAATCCGGCTTGGCGGATGCCAAGCTTCTCCCAGATCTTCAGCGTGGCGGTCTCGAACCGCTTGAGCAATGCCGGCAGGCGGCCGGGTACGCAGCGATACTGGCGCATTTCGTAGATCATTCTCGTTTCCTTTTTGAACAGGTCGGGCGGTTATAACGACGGGCCATAACCAGTGAATGGCCGATCATGTTCGGCGACAGGATGGCAATCGCGCTGCTCAGACCCTAACGATTGCGATACATGGGTCCTCAATATCATTCGATCATTCCCTGGACGTTGAGCCGGCAAGCATGGTCTGGCCCTCGTCCGGCGACCAGTCAGGGGCTAGGCGCCCGTTTCGATAAGCCTCGTCACCTGTGTGCTGCGTGAAGAGGACGGTGAACATCGCAGCAGGGACGGCGAGATGGGTTTCGCAGGCCTCGGTCAGTCTGCGAGCGAACCGCGTCCGCTGATCGACGCTGCGTCCTGCCCTGACGTCCACCATCGCGAGCGCCACCGTCTCAATCGGCGCGAAGCCTGTGCGATAAAGATTGTCGCACCCCAGCTCAACAAAGCCGATGTTCACTACGCCAGGCGGCGCCAGTAGTTCCTCGCAGTAGAGTTTGCCGATGACTTCAGCTGCCTTTCGCTTGGCTGCGGCTGGGTAATGTCCCGGAAGGTTCAACTGAACATAAGGCATTGGTCCCCCTCTGCGCGCAGGTCCAGACGAGCATGATATGCAGTCAGCATGGCGCTGTGGCCAGCCTGCAGCTGATGGTACACGAAAGCGCGCTAACAGGAATTGTGCGAAAACACCCAATCTGTGCGCTATGCGCACACTGCAAAAGCCAACGATGATTGTACCGACCATGCCGCCCGCATCATTGCGATCGACTCATCGCGCAGTGCGCTCGTCAATCTTGAACTCACAAGGCGAGAGATCAATGCAGCCCTGAATCCTTGCGCCGTTAGCCAGAGGTTTTGCCGAACTTGTTGGTACTCCTTCGGGGATGGGAGAACGCAGCAGGTGCGGTAGTTACGATGCAAGAGTGTTGGTGCGTCCTTTGTCGACCGTCTCACGAACCGAGCTCAACTGATTGGCGCGATTAACTGGGTCTGCCGTGCAATTACGGAACTCTTGACGGCGACATGATCGATGATTTGAGCTTCGTGCGCACTATGCAGCGTCACGGCGTGTCCGCGGTTGGAAAATCAATTGCCCTTATCGGTGCCGGAGCCGTAGGACAGTCCAGCGCTTCCTACGGTAGCATCCCCGAAAGCTCGCCGGCCATCTTCTTCAGTTTGTTGACAAATTCTCCAGCCAATTTCTCCCTATTAGCGCGTGCGGAGCTGGTGCTTGCATTGAGCGTCGCGACGACAAAACCGGCCCGGTTTAACACCGGCACCGAGACGCTGACCAGGTCATCCTCCAACTCTTGGTAATTGATGCAATAGCCCTTCACCTTGCTATCGGCGATGAGTGAAAGGATCTCGCGCTTCAGCATGATCGTGTGTCGCGTGTGTCGGATGATCCTGGTGCGGGATAACAGACGCTCCACTTCCGCGCGCGGCTTGTAGGCGAGCAGCATTCGCCCGGACGCAGAGGAGAATGCCGGCAGCCGCATGCCCGTGGTGACCACATAAGAGAGGCGTCGGCCGGGAATGTCGGACCGCGCAACGAATACCACATCGGCCTCATCCAGGACGGCGAGCGAGACCGTCTCGCCGATCGAACGAGCGAACTCATCCAGAAATGGCTGCAGGGAGGCGCCAAGACCGGCGGAGGACAGAAACGAGTAGGCGAGCCGGAGAACGCGTGTTGTCAGCTCGAAGCGACGCTCATGCAGGCGAGCGAAGCCAAGCTCCACCAGTGTAAGGAGGAGGCGACGTGCCACAGCCCGGTCCATCCCGGTACGTTCGGCGACCTGCGCCAGCGTCATGGCCCTGTTCTCGGCGCCGAACGACTGGATAACCGTAAGTCCGCGCGCAAAAGCCGTTACGAAATTCCGGTTCAGTTTCTCCTCCGCAATCGGCCGATGATACCTCTGTTTCGACGATGCCAACGATCAGATCTCCACCTGTGTGCGCATAGCGCACCGTTTAGCACAAAAACGCACAGTTTGTCCTAGCGTCCAGTCTCGGCCTGCGCGCATAGTCCCGGTCAGAATACGGGGGCTGAATGCGCAAGCGAAGGGAAGGGACGCCATGACGATCGGTAGCAGCGAGGTATTGCAAAGAGCCGGCCGGCTTTCCCCGGTCCGATCGGGCGATCATTTTGATATCGTGGTAGCCGGCGGGGGAGCTTCCGGTCTAATGGCGACGGTGTCTGCCGCCAGGCAGGGTGCACGCGTCTTGGTCGTGGAAACATCCGGCTGCTTCGGTGGCGCGGGCACAACATCGATGGTGGCGCAGTGGCTCGGCTTCTACAATGGCGAGACATGCGCCGTCGGCGGCCTGCCCATGGAATTCGCCGAGCGGGTGATCGCCCGGGGCGGATCTAACGGCTTTGAAAATTACGTGCTGGCGGAAGCCACCGTGCGTCCCCTTCACCTGAAGCGCCTTCCGTTCAATCCCGAAATCGCGAAGCTCGTAGCCGATGAGCTCGTCCTGGAGAGCGGAGCGTCTGCGTTGGTTCACGCCCGTATTTGCGGCGCCTCCCTAGGCGATGACCGCGTGACAGGGGTGCAGATCGAAACGTCGGGTGGACGGCTCGATGTGGGTGCGAGTTGCTTTGTCGACGCAACCGGGGATGCGGTCGTTGCGCGCCACGCAGGAGCGCCCTTGACGGATGTGGAGACGGGCCGGCATCGCATGGGAATGAGCCTCGTCTTTCGATTGTCGCATGTCGATGTCGCTGGCTTTCGCGCTCTCTCAAGGCAGGAAAAGCGCGCGATCGCTCTTGAGGGCATGGCCGCAGGTGAGCTGTTCTGGGACGTCCTGTCGGTCTCGCCGGTAGGTACGTCTGACGCCATCTGCCTGATGAGCCATCTGGATGGGCTCGATAATCTCGATCCCAACGATCTGACCAAGGCGGAGTTCATCGGACGCTATCAGGTCGGTCGCATCGCCGGCTTCCTCAAGCGGAGAATGCCGGGATTTGCAGCTTGCGAGCTGGCTGGAATTGCAAGCCATATCGGTGTGCGAGAAAGTGTTCGGCTCGTCGGCGACCATCTGCTTACGGAGCAGGATGTGGTCGATGCCACCCCATTTGAAGATGCGATAGCGCTGGGGTGCGGGCCTTTGGATATACATGAGGAGGACGGCAAGCTCCGGCTGTTCATGCCTGCGCAGCCATTCGAGATTCCCGCGCGCAGCATGACCTGCATTTCGGTCAAGAATCTCGTCGTCACTGGTCGCGCCATCTCGGCGACCCGGGAGGCGAATGGGGCGATCCGGCACCAAGCCACGGCCATGGCGCTGGGCCAGGCCGCCGGCCACCTGGCGGCTCATGCCGGGGCGTACGACTGGGACGTGCGGGCGGTGCCGCACGGGAGTGTTCAGAAAAGTCTGACTGCAACAGGGGCCTTGCCGTCGCGTGGCCATCTGCCGGCGGCAACTGCAGTTAGCTGAGCGGATGATCGAGACCAGTACCATGCGCGCCCCTTTGCAATACAATCGTCGGACATGCCTCCCCGTGCTTGCCGCGACGGTCGCCGGCGCTCTCTCAGGCAAGGCTGTTGCCGCACCGGCATCCCGGAACACTTTCGCTCTCGTTCATGGCGCCTGGTTCGGTGGGTGGTGCTGGACCGGCGTTGCCGACTATCTCCGCTGCAGAGGTCATCGCGTGTTCACCCCAAGTCTCACCGGCCTTGGAGATCGCGCGCACCTGGCTGGCCACAGCGTCACGCTTTCGACCCACGTCGACGATGTTATCGATGTCATTGACGCCGAGGAACTGAAGGACGTCATCCTAGTCGCGCACAGCTATGCGGGCGTACCCTGCGCCATGGTGGCCGAGCGGATCAGCGACAGGATCCGGCAGCTTGTGTTCCTTGATTCGGTCCTGCCGGAGGATGGAAAGCCGCTGTCGACCCTGTCGTCGTCAAAAGTCTGGGAAGCGCGCATAGCGGCGGCTCGGGCCACCCCGGCGAACGCATTCCCACCACCGCCGATCGTCGCATTCGGTGTGACCGACGCACTTCAGGTTGGTTGGCTTGAGAGGCAGTTGCGGCCACAGCCGATCGGCACGTACCTCGAAGCGTCCCACTTGACCAAGCCGGTCGGGGCAGGCCTCGGCACGATTTATTTGAGTTGCGAAGCGCCGGCGATGGCGGCGATCGACCCGTTCCGGGCGCGTGCACGACAACAACAGGGCTGGTGTTTCCAGGCCATCCCGTCGTCGCACGCCTGCATGGTGACCGCGCCGGAGCTGACCGGCGAGACGCTGGAGAGGCTCGCCCCATGAATGTCGCTGCGAACACGAGGCCGCGCCTTGCTCGAGACGAGGCGATGAGCGCATCTACGGGGCTCACGGATGCAGAAGCTGGCGCGTCAGCAACTGCCTCCGCCGAGCCGAAATCCTCCTACAGATGGGTAGTCCTTTCGGTCGTTTTTGCCGCTTTCCTGGTGACCTTCCTCGACCGGCTGGCATGGGCGAATGCCAATCTCATGGCCAGCACATCACTGGACATTCCGATCGCAACACTTGGGCTATATGTGACGGCCTTCTACACCGGCTACGTGATCGCGAGCGGCCTTGCAGGCTTCGTAACCGACCGTATCGGGTCGCGACTGATGCTGTTTTTCGCGCTCGCGCCGCTTGCCGCGTGCACGTTTCTGTTCGGTTTGACCAGTTCATTTGCGATGGGGCTCGTGTTGCAGGCCCTGATGGGCCTGTTCGCCGGCGCCGATTACGCGGCTTGCGTCAAGGTCGTGGCCGATTGGTTCGGCCGGACCGAGCGCGGCCGGGCGCTTGGTCTGTTTTCGACGGCGCCTTCGATCGGCGTCGCTGCCGCAAACGCGATCTTTCCGATGCTGCTGGGCGTCATTGGTTGGCGTGCGCTCTATTGGGGCCTCGGTGGCGTCACTGTGCTCGTTGCCGTGATCTGCCTGTTCCTGTTGACTGACTTGGCGCCAGCGGGGGCCGGCGAGCGCAAGTTGCAGACGCCGGATCAGGTGACCTGGCGCCGCGGATTTTTGGCACTGTGGACCGACAGGAACCTCGTCCTGATTGCATTTGCCGGCTTTGGCGCCAATTGGGGCACATGGGGATTTGCGTTCTGGGCGACGGCGCTGATGATCCGCGGCTATCAGCTCAGTCCGGTGGACGCGGGCGTGATCGCCCTGATCTTTGGCATCGCGGCTGCAGTCTCAAAGCCCCTCTATGGACTCCTCTCGGACGTGCTGGGCGGCAAGCGCCGCAATCTCGTCATCTGCGACCTTCTAGCATTCGCCGCGATGCTGATGGTGTTCGGTATGATGCACACGAAAAGCGGATTCCTGCTCGCTGCGCCGCTCCTTGGGTTGACTGCCGTGGTCTACAGCCCGCTGCTTGCCGCCATGATCACCGAGAGGGTGGACATGCGGTTAACGGCGACCGCAACTGGCATGATCAATGCTCTCTGGCAGCTCGGAAGCGTGATCGTTCCAGGCGTTGTCGGCGTGGTGTTCGCCGCAACCGGCTCGTTTTTGGCGGCCTTTGCCATCCTTGCGGCTGGACCGCTCATCGGGACCTTGTGCATGTTTGCGGTCGACGAACGATGATCGGTACATTGTATTGACTGCAAAGGATAAGGCCGGGATCAGACGGGCAGGGCGCCTCTGCGGCGCAATCGACGTTCGACGGATCCGTATCAAACGGTCCTCTTCCTGGACGACTCAATACGTTGCGCGCCCCCCGGAAAGATCGAAGACGGCGCCAGTCGAGAACGAGCACTCATCGGAGGCCAGCCACGCGACCAGCGCGGCAACCTCCTCGGGCCGACCGGCCCGTCCGAGCGGGATCTTGGCCAGCACGCCGCGATAGGCGTCTTCCGACATCTGCTTGACCAGATCGGTCGCGATCACCGCGGGCGCAACCGCGTTGACCCGAATCTCGGTCTGCGCCAATTCCTTGCCGAGGGACTTCGTCAACGCGATCACGCCCGCTTTGGCCGCGGAATATCCGGTCATTCCGGCGTTGCCTTCCTTTCCGGCGATCGACGCCAGATTGACGATACGTCCGGCGTTCTGGCGCCGCATCGAGGCCACGGCGGCCTTGCAGCAGAGGAAGGTGCTGGTGAGGTTCACATCGAGCACGCGGCGCCATTCGGCGAGGCCATAATGTTCGATGTTGACCGTGGGACCGGTGATGCCGGCGGCATTGACGAGGATGTCGATGCGGCCGAACCTTGCGATCAAGCGCGCCATCGCGTCGTTGACAGCGGCTTCGTCGGTGAGATCGATCCGCTCATCGGCACCATCGACGACGTCCCAGACCATCACGGTCGCGCCGCCGGCGGAGAGGCGAGCGCGCACAGCTTGGCCGATGCCGCCCCACCCGCCGGGAATGACGGCGATGCGCCCCGCGAAATCGACACCGCTCATGCGCTTGCCTTCCTGTCTGTCGCGTTGGCGACAATTCTGCGGGCGGCGGCCAGTGCGCGCCGGCCCCATTCCTCGGCTCCGAGCTTGGGGAGCCACTCGTCGTTGGGAATTTCCAGGCTGAGCGGCAGATCGTCCGGCAACACCCGGACGATCCCGTCGAGATCGATGCCACCGTCGCCGGGGAGCAGCCGGGCGCAGCGGGCGGTGTGGATCAGCTCGGCGTCGGTGGCAGGAATGCCCGCGGGGGCATCGCAGAGCTGGGCGTAGCTCTGCAGATGGCGCGGCAGGCTTGCGATGTCGTCGAGCGTGGTGGCCGAGCGCGCGGCATGCAGCGCATCCACCAGCACGCGGCCATTCGGCTCACCTGCATTGGTCACGATCCGCAGCGCGGCCTTTGCGTTCTTCACGGCCGTCCACGGCATGAATTCGAGATCGGCGGTGAGGCCGTAAGGCGCCGCTACCCGACAGAATTTCGCGAACGATTCCGTCAGGCGCGTCTCGTTCGGATCGTCGCCGGCGACGAGGATCGCGCGCGCCTTCAATCTGCCCGCAGTTTCCAGGAACGGCGCGAAGTGATCGGGCGCGAAATCCGCGCCCAGCCGCGCGATCTCGACGTCGAACACCGGCACGCCGGTGTCGTCAATGCGACGGATGGTCTCGCGCAGAATGGCGGGATCCGTCGCCAGCGGCGAGAAGTCGCCGTCGGGGGCGGCGGGCGCGATGCGGATTCCGATCGCCTGGTAGCCGAGCTTTTGGGCGAGCACCAGCGCGTCGGGTGGCGCCATCGGTGCCGAGGTCAGATAGGCGAGCGAATAAATGTGTGGCATGCCCGTCGCCTCAAGCCAGCGGAGAGATCGCGGTCGGCAGCGCAATGATCGAGCGCATGTCGCCGGTCAGCCAATCGGGTCCGCCCTTCGGGGGCCACACGCCCTTGGCGACGGACTCGGCGCGCACCGCGGCGCGCGCATCCAGGCTCGCGAACGGCCAGATATGGGTGAAGCGCGGCGCCCCGTCGAGCGCATACATGGCGATCGACAGCGGCGACAGCTTGATGCGCTCGGGTATTGCGGCTTCCCACGCCGCGATCGTCGGAGCGACACCGCCGTGCTTGAGGCGATATGTGCGGATCTCGTAGACGCTGCCATACTTGCCCGGCGCGAGCGGCGGCAGGAACGGAAACGGCGCATAGGTATCGAAGCTCATCCCGGTGATGGCCTCGCCGGCTCCGAAGGGATTTGTCGTACGCAATGCACGCTCGCGCTCGGCGCGCCACGCCTCGTGATCGCTGAACGAGCGCAGCACCAGGAACTGGTTGAGATCGCCGATCTCGCTGACCCAGCAGCCGAGCAGCGTGCCATTAGCGCCCGGTGCGCTGACGTAGTCGCCGATGCCGGCCGCGGCCTTGGTCGCGGTGCCGAGTTTCACCGTCAGCGTTGCGATCTCGTAGAGCATGTTCTTCTCCTTGCGGTCAGGCCGCGGCCGACCGGTTGTTCGCGAGTGGAATTCCGCCGGCATGGTGCGCGGCGATGTAGCCGAAGGTCATGGCTGGACCGAGCGTAATGCCGCCCGACGGATACCGCCCGGCCATGATGCTCGCCATGTCGTTGCCGACGGCATAGAGACCGTGGATCGGCGTGGCCTGCCCATCGAGCACGCGGCCATATTCGTCGGTGGCGAGGCCTGCGAAGGTCCCGAGGCTGCCGGCCACGATCTTCACCGCATAGAACGGACCGGATGTGATCGGAGCCACGCACGGGTTCGGCTGATGCGCTGCGTCGCCCTGCACGCAATTGTAGGGCGTGTCGCCGCGCCCGAAGGCGGGGTCTTCGCCGCGCGCTGCGAAGTGATTGTAGCGCTCGATCGTCGCTGTGAGCCCGTCGACGGAAATCCCGCAGGCCTGCGCAAGCGCCGCAATGTTCGCGCCGCGCTTGAGATAGCCGTTGCGAAGCCAGGGCGCGACCGGGAAGGGTGGGGGACGTACGCGGCCGAGACCGTAGCGCTTGAGGAATTTTGCATCGCAGATCGCCCAGGCCTCCGCGGGCATGCCCTTCGGCGTGGCGGCAAACAGCGCCTTCATCATGTCGTGATAGGAGTCCGCCTCGTTGGCAAAGCGATTCCCGTCGCTGCGGACCATGATCAGCCCGGGTTTGGCGCGCTCGATCAGATGCGGAAAGTGACCGCGCGAGCCGTCGCGATGCGGCACCAGCGATACCGGCGCCCAGGCTCCGGCATCGGAGAGATCGGTTCGGACCCGCCCGCCGACGGCTTCGCCGAGGCGGATGCCTTCGCCTGTGTTGCTCGCCGGCGCCGCCGACCAATGCTCGTTGCCGGTCGGCGCATGCGCAAATAGCGCAGCCTTCCGTTGCGTGTCGTGCGGAAAGCCGCCGCAGGCGAGTACCACGCCGCGGCGGGCGCGAATCTCGAGCGCTGCGCCGTCACGCTCGGCGCGGGCGCCCACAACGCGAGCCCCCTCCCGTAACAGCGATTGCGCGGGCGTCGCCGGCATGATGCGGACGCCGAGGCTATCGGCGGATTTCAGCAGCCGTGCCACCAGGGCATTGCCGTTGACGAGATGCATGCCGCGACCGAAGCGCAGCATGTCGAGCATGTGCCGCGCCAGCCGGCGGGCGACGTGGAAGAACGATGTCGGCGACGAGCGGGCGTTGAGGAAGTGCCTGAGATCGGCACCTGAGGCGATGCCCATTCCGAATGGGGCCACTTCATCCAGAGGCGGCTTGAGATCGCGGATACGCGGGCCGAGCTCGCGACCGTCGATCGGCGCGGCGCAGACCGAGCGGCCGCCGGTCACCGCACCCGGGCTCTTGCCGTGAAAATCCGGAATCTGATTGCCGTCAATGAAGGCGAGATGGGTCTCGCGCTGGAAGAACTCGACCATGCGCGGGCCCTGCTCGAGGAACATCTCGACCCGGCTCGTGTCATAGCCGTCGGCGAGTTCGTGCCGCAGATAGAGTTTCGGCTGCTCGGGGGGCTCGACGATCCCGGCGGCCTTCGCCAGCGGATTGCGCGGAATCCACATCCAGCCGCCCGACCAGGCCGTAGTGCCGCCAAGCTGCGCTTCCTTCTCGATCAGGATCACGTCGAGACCGAGCGAGGCGCCGGTGACCGCCGACGCCAGGCCGCCCGCGCCCGAGCCGATGACGAGCAGATCGCAGTCGAGATTATGGTCGCCGGTCAAATCAGCCTCCGGATCACGCAGCACGCCGCGCCTGGGCCGCGCCGACGGCGTGTCGCACCGCGCGGTAGGCAAACGTGATGGCCGGACCAATGGTGATGCCGGGCCCGGGATAGGTGCCGCCCATGATCGAATTGGCCTCGTTGCCGCAGGCATAGAGGCCCGCGATCGCACTGCCGTCTGCGCGCGTGACCTGCGCCCATTCGTTGATGACGAGACCGGCGGCCGCGCCGATGTCGCCGGGATAGAGTCGCACCGCATAATAGGGCGCAGTCGAGATCGGACCGAGCGTCGGATTTGGACCGACGGAGGCATCGCCGTTGACGCGGTGATAGGGCGTGGTGCCGCGGCCGAAATCGGGATCGACCCCGCTTGCGGCATAGCGGTTCATCGCCGCGATGGTCGTTTCGAGATTGGCCGCCGGCACGCCAATCTTGGCGGCGAGGTCGGCGACTGTCGCGCCTTCCGTCAGGTAGCCGTCGGCCAG from Bradyrhizobium zhanjiangense includes these protein-coding regions:
- a CDS encoding NIPSNAP family protein, whose translation is MIYEMRQYRCVPGRLPALLKRFETATLKIWEKLGIRQAGFFTTLIGESHQELTYFLAWESLAEREKKWGAFVADPDWHEAREKSEADGQIVANIVSQILAPTAFSSVK
- a CDS encoding tautomerase family protein gives rise to the protein MPYVQLNLPGHYPAAAKRKAAEVIGKLYCEELLAPPGVVNIGFVELGCDNLYRTGFAPIETVALAMVDVRAGRSVDQRTRFARRLTEACETHLAVPAAMFTVLFTQHTGDEAYRNGRLAPDWSPDEGQTMLAGSTSRE
- a CDS encoding IclR family transcriptional regulator domain-containing protein — translated: MASSKQRYHRPIAEEKLNRNFVTAFARGLTVIQSFGAENRAMTLAQVAERTGMDRAVARRLLLTLVELGFARLHERRFELTTRVLRLAYSFLSSAGLGASLQPFLDEFARSIGETVSLAVLDEADVVFVARSDIPGRRLSYVVTTGMRLPAFSSASGRMLLAYKPRAEVERLLSRTRIIRHTRHTIMLKREILSLIADSKVKGYCINYQELEDDLVSVSVPVLNRAGFVVATLNASTSSARANREKLAGEFVNKLKKMAGELSGMLP
- a CDS encoding FAD-dependent oxidoreductase, whose protein sequence is MTIGSSEVLQRAGRLSPVRSGDHFDIVVAGGGASGLMATVSAARQGARVLVVETSGCFGGAGTTSMVAQWLGFYNGETCAVGGLPMEFAERVIARGGSNGFENYVLAEATVRPLHLKRLPFNPEIAKLVADELVLESGASALVHARICGASLGDDRVTGVQIETSGGRLDVGASCFVDATGDAVVARHAGAPLTDVETGRHRMGMSLVFRLSHVDVAGFRALSRQEKRAIALEGMAAGELFWDVLSVSPVGTSDAICLMSHLDGLDNLDPNDLTKAEFIGRYQVGRIAGFLKRRMPGFAACELAGIASHIGVRESVRLVGDHLLTEQDVVDATPFEDAIALGCGPLDIHEEDGKLRLFMPAQPFEIPARSMTCISVKNLVVTGRAISATREANGAIRHQATAMALGQAAGHLAAHAGAYDWDVRAVPHGSVQKSLTATGALPSRGHLPAATAVS
- a CDS encoding alpha/beta hydrolase, which produces MRAPLQYNRRTCLPVLAATVAGALSGKAVAAPASRNTFALVHGAWFGGWCWTGVADYLRCRGHRVFTPSLTGLGDRAHLAGHSVTLSTHVDDVIDVIDAEELKDVILVAHSYAGVPCAMVAERISDRIRQLVFLDSVLPEDGKPLSTLSSSKVWEARIAAARATPANAFPPPPIVAFGVTDALQVGWLERQLRPQPIGTYLEASHLTKPVGAGLGTIYLSCEAPAMAAIDPFRARARQQQGWCFQAIPSSHACMVTAPELTGETLERLAP
- a CDS encoding MFS transporter gives rise to the protein MSASTGLTDAEAGASATASAEPKSSYRWVVLSVVFAAFLVTFLDRLAWANANLMASTSLDIPIATLGLYVTAFYTGYVIASGLAGFVTDRIGSRLMLFFALAPLAACTFLFGLTSSFAMGLVLQALMGLFAGADYAACVKVVADWFGRTERGRALGLFSTAPSIGVAAANAIFPMLLGVIGWRALYWGLGGVTVLVAVICLFLLTDLAPAGAGERKLQTPDQVTWRRGFLALWTDRNLVLIAFAGFGANWGTWGFAFWATALMIRGYQLSPVDAGVIALIFGIAAAVSKPLYGLLSDVLGGKRRNLVICDLLAFAAMLMVFGMMHTKSGFLLAAPLLGLTAVVYSPLLAAMITERVDMRLTATATGMINALWQLGSVIVPGVVGVVFAATGSFLAAFAILAAGPLIGTLCMFAVDER
- a CDS encoding SDR family oxidoreductase, with the translated sequence MSGVDFAGRIAVIPGGWGGIGQAVRARLSAGGATVMVWDVVDGADERIDLTDEAAVNDAMARLIARFGRIDILVNAAGITGPTVNIEHYGLAEWRRVLDVNLTSTFLCCKAAVASMRRQNAGRIVNLASIAGKEGNAGMTGYSAAKAGVIALTKSLGKELAQTEIRVNAVAPAVIATDLVKQMSEDAYRGVLAKIPLGRAGRPEEVAALVAWLASDECSFSTGAVFDLSGGRATY
- a CDS encoding sugar phosphate isomerase/epimerase family protein, yielding MPHIYSLAYLTSAPMAPPDALVLAQKLGYQAIGIRIAPAAPDGDFSPLATDPAILRETIRRIDDTGVPVFDVEIARLGADFAPDHFAPFLETAGRLKARAILVAGDDPNETRLTESFAKFCRVAAPYGLTADLEFMPWTAVKNAKAALRIVTNAGEPNGRVLVDALHAARSATTLDDIASLPRHLQSYAQLCDAPAGIPATDAELIHTARCARLLPGDGGIDLDGIVRVLPDDLPLSLEIPNDEWLPKLGAEEWGRRALAAARRIVANATDRKASA
- a CDS encoding NIPSNAP family protein translates to MLYEIATLTVKLGTATKAAAGIGDYVSAPGANGTLLGCWVSEIGDLNQFLVLRSFSDHEAWRAERERALRTTNPFGAGEAITGMSFDTYAPFPFLPPLAPGKYGSVYEIRTYRLKHGGVAPTIAAWEAAIPERIKLSPLSIAMYALDGAPRFTHIWPFASLDARAAVRAESVAKGVWPPKGGPDWLTGDMRSIIALPTAISPLA
- a CDS encoding FAD-dependent oxidoreductase: MTGDHNLDCDLLVIGSGAGGLASAVTGASLGLDVILIEKEAQLGGTTAWSGGWMWIPRNPLAKAAGIVEPPEQPKLYLRHELADGYDTSRVEMFLEQGPRMVEFFQRETHLAFIDGNQIPDFHGKSPGAVTGGRSVCAAPIDGRELGPRIRDLKPPLDEVAPFGMGIASGADLRHFLNARSSPTSFFHVARRLARHMLDMLRFGRGMHLVNGNALVARLLKSADSLGVRIMPATPAQSLLREGARVVGARAERDGAALEIRARRGVVLACGGFPHDTQRKAALFAHAPTGNEHWSAAPASNTGEGIRLGEAVGGRVRTDLSDAGAWAPVSLVPHRDGSRGHFPHLIERAKPGLIMVRSDGNRFANEADSYHDMMKALFAATPKGMPAEAWAICDAKFLKRYGLGRVRPPPFPVAPWLRNGYLKRGANIAALAQACGISVDGLTATIERYNHFAARGEDPAFGRGDTPYNCVQGDAAHQPNPCVAPITSGPFYAVKIVAGSLGTFAGLATDEYGRVLDGQATPIHGLYAVGNDMASIMAGRYPSGGITLGPAMTFGYIAAHHAGGIPLANNRSAAA